gagagagacaagCAGGAGGGGTTTGTGAGGAGACAATCGCTAAAACAGGGAGACGAAATAAGATGGAGTTTACGTAGGTGCACAATAAGAGCAACAATGAACAAGTACTACTTGGGGAGCAGCGGCCAATTATAGCCGCTTGGCCAGCGGCCAGACTTCGCTCTATCATATTGAACAGTTCAAATAGCCTCAAGACGCATGCTATCCAACATTAAAAAATCTACCTGGTAGCTTTGGATGTCATTCAACAAGCGAGTGATGACCATGAGCAATTTGGTGATGGGCTGGTAGGGGCTAGAGCACAGTTGATGCAACAGGGTCGTGGGGCTTGCAAGACATGAAGAGGGAAGGACTAAGATGTGTGCTGCGATAGATGTCATGCCCATATCGAGGTACTCTTGCGTAGAAGGCGCACCTCCGCTTCGGCTCCATTTTGCTTCCATGAGCCATGAATGAAATGTCTCACCCCACTTTCAAACCAAACACACTGTTTTAGCCCATTTAAAAGAAACATATTGCTTGATGTAGaaagtcaaagaaagagaagtatAACATGGGAACGTGAGACGAACTATATCTTGGAGGATTTTCTGGATGTCCTTCCCTGATTGTTTGAAGCATTTCACTCTGAAGTCGGTGACGAGATCAACGACGGCTTTGAATATGGTCTTGGCATGCCCACTTAGGCCTTCACCATCCCACCTGGTATAATGTTCATCACCCACAAAAAGCGACGATCTTGAGGGTAACTAAGGGGCtgcttgtttatttttgtttctgttcctcggaacacaaatttctgttcttttgttccgggaaataaaaaaaaagaatagaaacacgtttatttatacttttgttcccgaaaacaaatttggaacagaaacaagaaacaagaaaaacttgtttcttattcccgggaacactttttgaagaaacaaaagaacaaaaacaaaaaacttgtttctttttttcctcctttttcttcttcttttttctttggccggtcgctggcctcgaccatggccggctATCGGCCATTGAGGGTTGGCAACCTCGCCAGAGCATTGctggccctcggcgaggtcgagctcgccagatttgggcaaggttggcctcgcccagcccaggcgaggccgagcctcgcatGGCCTCCCAGGCTAGGGTGAGGCTGACCTCACACTGCTtgagcgaggccgagccttgccggtggccaggcATGAATCGCCTGGCCAACGGCAATCTCGCTAGGCCAccaacgaggctcggcctcgccggggccagGCTAGCCTCTAGGGAGCTCGCCGGAGCCTTGCCAAGCCAAGTTGGCCTCCAGTGAGCTCACTAGAGCCTTGCCAAGCCAGGGCGAGGCTCAGCagggcttggcctcgccagatttgggcaAGGTGGAGCCTCTGATGGTCTAGCGAGACTCATCGGGGCCAGGCTAGCCTTCGGCAAGCTCGTCAGGCCTCACCCAAGCCTGGCAAGGCTCTGGCGAGCTCACTGGATGCTGCCCAGCCAGTCACTGGCCACGGCGGTGGTCGGCGACcatccaaagagaaaaagaaaagaaaaagaaaaaaaaagaaaaaaaaaaaagaaaaagaaaaaaagaaaaagaaaaagaaaaaaaaaagaaacaaaaaaaattatataagcttaccaaacgtgtttatgttttttttttttttttttctattttaggaacataaattttgtatagttaccaaacgcgttcttttattaaaaaattcttttgttatttttctatttctgttccctagaacaatttttgaacaaaattgttACCAAATGCAGCCTAATTGAATGGACCATGATGCTATGGGAGATGAGTATAGAAACCCACGAACAATACATACACTAATTTTGTATCTAGACACAGTAGCTCCGGTCCTATGGTTTAGTGAATGTACCTCTTCATATAAATTGTAGATATAGTAAGTTAGAGTTAGAAAAATACTAAGCCTTTGGTATAGGTTCAAATCCCATaagacccaattttttttttccatctttttgttATCTCGAGAAGgatattaatattttgaatGATTTTAAGGTAAAAATGCCAATAATACATCGTTTAGTTGATAAGCATACCTTTGAACCGCATTGGTAAGCTTTTCTAGATCCTCTAGTGAACCTTCCATGTCGAAAAAGTCGTCGGCAACGGTTATTATGATGGCGCTCTTGGCAACCACTTCTCGTATGTCAGAGTTGCAAGGTAGAGAAACGGAAGTGGCGACAGCAAAATAAGAGTATGTTGTCTTCTCTCGACCGAACCCCATCTTGCTAAGTCCGGTTGTTTCAGACCACCTGGACTCATTTATTAATGAAGAGTCGTTGGAAATAATTCTTTGCTAATTAACAACCATTACAAAACCATATGCATAGATACCCTTTTACTACATCAAGCTCCATTCTGTAAATAGATTGTCTCAGTACGAAGTTGTGCAGAGCAAGTTGCAGAATATCTTGATTATGAACCA
This region of Eucalyptus grandis isolate ANBG69807.140 chromosome 8, ASM1654582v1, whole genome shotgun sequence genomic DNA includes:
- the LOC104442660 gene encoding S-linalool synthase is translated as MADEIEHELSLPWMARLDHLEHRMWLEEKDAFILWMGKLSCHRSSLVHNQDILQLALHNFVLRQSIYRMELDVVKGWSETTGLSKMGFGREKTTYSYFAVATSVSLPCNSDIREVVAKSAIIITVADDFFDMEGSLEDLEKLTNAVQRWDGEGLSGHAKTIFKAVVDLVTDFRVKCFKQSGKDIQKILQDIWGETFHSWLMEAKWSRSGGAPSTQEYLDMGMTSIAAHILVLPSSCLASPTTLLHQLCSSPYQPITKLLMVITRLLNDIQSYQKEEKQGKLNFVLLYLKENPKASIEDSINFVQYLLEQLKKEFLKHVLEEPCSLPKPSRRLHLGCLKVFHMFFNSSNRYDSDMDMFHDIQKALVVPPLIPKLKSPMPLPEQLGPKPRVSVTKSLSGQFSLERFPRKSFVGCQMPSHSGPANRWEKMYKLSSFKLCFA